The genomic window CCAAGTAGTAGTATATTTTGGGAAATAAACTGATACCTAACTCCAGATATTAGCTGCTGGAAAAAGAACCGAGCCTGAACATACATATATATAAACTGAGTTAACCAATACAGCAATTGCAATAGATTCAAGAGTTGTGGCAGAACGTTTGCTACCTCCTTCCAGCTGAATCGATCGACAGTGCAGATGCGCTTGTGAAGAGCTTACTCCATTAAGATTGCGAGATGCGTGGGAGTCAGAATAACCTGAAGACGCGTCAGAACTCTGAAGGCGTACTACAGACTCCAGAGGTCCAGATATCAAATATGACCCATGTTTTGGTGCCGTTTGTGCGTGTCGGAACAAATAGCTGAACCGTGGTGACGATGGCTTGATGGTCGTACCTTCTCGCCGCGGTGTCGGACCAACTCACAAGCAGGATCACGAACGAACGATTTAATCCGACGGCTATTGCTCAAAGCGTGTTATAATCAAACGGCTAAGTTTACCTCTCCGCAATAAATGTCCAACTATCGCAGCCCGCACCCGAGCGTCCGACGGCTACTATTGTTGCAGGCAGAACTAGGGTTCAGATAAAAAAGATCGCCCCTCTTGTCGACTCACCCGATTATCGATGGCGTGCGACGCGTGCGGCTGCGCTTGCAGCGCCGGCGGCGAAGCACCCAGGGTGGAGCTGAAAGCGCCACTGCTGGTGGATATCGAGACCGGACCCAGCCCCATCACGGCGGCGCCGGCAGACAGCGAGGTCGACGACGGGATGGAGAAGGGGCGCATGATCGTCACCTCCATTGCCCGGGTACGTATTGATGGATGAAGTAGCGCCGGTGAACTTACATACAAAAAAAGTACGCCATTCTTCGATTTGTATTTGTATAGTTCATCTACTAGATTGGATCGAGCGTGTCATCAGATTCCTTGAATTGTTCATATGTACGCATTGGTACAGTGAAATCGTATCTGGCTGAACTTTGTGCGTTTTGCAGGGATTGTTGCTTTTGCTGTGGTTGTATCTGGTCGATTTAATGAGAAGACCTTTGATCAATGATGGCGATAGTGAATTTAGCCCGATACACATAGTTTGTGTCGGTTTCCCGGCCGTACTCGTGGGCATGGTTTTCTTGCAAATCTGTGTGTCCATATCCGTTCCTACAGATGCCTCTGGAGTTCCTATAGGGTTTGAACTTTGAAGCAAACGGAACTTTGCGCCTTTACATGAAAACCCATATGAATTGCACTCAAACTTCTTCAAAATACTGTGTAAATGTTATGCTCATTAAGGCCTTTCCAGTTTGAACTTTGTTGAATCATCTCAATGTGCCTGATCATTATTTATACAAACATAGTACTTAACAAATTCATACTCTGTTTGTTTGCGGTTGTTGTGCTTATCTTATTAATTTGCAACAGTGAATTAGACATAAATGTAGGCACAAGTGGGTCAAACAAAGCACCAAAATAGGGGAAAGAGCAAACAGACGTAGTGCATTTAGATTTTTTGAAAAGttaaactttataaactttgaccgaGTTTATAGAtaaaattatttatatctacaatatcaaatatataaaatatgaaactacatcttatgatgaaGCTACTAGTGATATACGTTTGgaattctagatgtaaatgtttttatccccatatttggtcaaagtttgtgagaTTTACTTttaaaaaatctatatgcactacattatgaaacggagaGAGGTCATCTTTTCTATATATGTACGTTCATCTTTATAAGCCTACTTGATCCTTGATTGCTCTTATAACACCTATGTggtcttttggggggggggggggggggggtggttggaGACCCCGGTGGGGCTCTGCTGGGCGGTGCCCTTCGGCGGGGGTGCTCCGCTTCGGCCGACGCCATGTGGTTCTTGCCGTGGTGGCTGGACCCGTGCTTGCGGCGCGGGCAGTGGTGCGGACCGGGGGCGGGGGGTGCTACTCCATGGGGCCGAGGGCTATGGTTGGCCTGGGCCGCGGTCACCCGGCTCTCCTGTCGTAGGATGCAGCCGCGCATTGGCGGTGCAGACCGGGGCTGCCTTGGGAGGCTTGCGTGGGAAATATTCATTTTCACCGGGCTCCACGTACCTTTGGTACTTCTGGAGGGCAAGTAGTTTTATAGTGACCCACCGTCAGGTGGCGTGGGTTGCGCGACGGGTTGGGCCGCGATCGGCAGCCGCCTGCATGCTTCTGGGATGGGGTGGttatggcgtggtggtggtggcgctTACCCGGCGAGGCCGGGTGACGGTGACAATCTTTGACCATGGGCGCGTGGCGGCTAGGTGCTATAGGTTGCAGCGGCGACCCTCAGTTTTGGTGCGGAGGGGGCGGAGAGTGTTGCGAGGAGCCGATAAAGTTGGGTGCTTGGCGACCGAAGGTACCGGCTACCACCGGGTGGCCGGAGGTGCCGGATGCCATGGGGTCCCCCGATCTAGATCTGGAGTTGCCAGATCTGATGGGGCGACCCCCTTCTCTCCCGGTAGCGCTAGTTTGACAGTTGGCCCATGACGTCGGCTGGCCGTCGGTGTTGGGGTTTGACTTGGTCCCCTGCCGTGGGTTTGTCGCTCCCCTGCGCTTGCCTCGGTCTTTTCTCTGTCCATGTCGAGATGGAGGCTCTTGCTTGGTGGGGAGGTTGCCTTGTGTTTTGGCGTCGATGTTGAGTTGTCGGAGGAtgccagggcggcggctcaggatgGTGGGATCCATAGTGGGCTTTCCTACAGATCTCATGGTGACGATGATGCCTGCACCTTTTGGTCGTGTGGGAGGCATGGGTGTAAGGGTGGAGGGCTCTAGTCGTGCCCGGATTTAGCAAGGTTGGCCTGGCTCTCGCTGCTGGAGTGGCAGGGGCGCCTCCTAGTGGTATTATGAGTTCCCGAGCGAAAGGTTGGCGGCGCTCGTGGGTGTTGTTCCTTTTTTGAAGGCGTAGCCGTGGGGTCTTGTTCATGTGCCAGGGCTCCGGATGAAAATTCTTGTTTGTTATCAGACTCGGCATCGGCGACGCTTCATGTCATTCCCTTCTGGGAGCGTTGTCGTGGAGTTGTGATGTCGTCGGTTGGTCCTAGGCGAGATGTTTGGCTAGCTCTAGTTTCTTGTTGTATCTTTCAATCCGTTTTGTACTCTTATCACTTTATATCGTTCGGTCGTGTATTGTTCGGTGTTGTTGCTTTATTATATATAAAGCGGGTcgaaagcctgtttcgagaatAACATGAAGACGCGTCAGAAGGCGTACTCTAGAAGTCTAGATATCAGTATGAccatgttttccttgcaaaaaAATGACCATGTTTTATGTGCCGTGTGTGCTTGTCGGAACAAATATCTGAACCGTGGTGACGTTGGCTTGGTGGTACTTGACGGCGACCAGCTCGCCGGAGGCGCGGCTGCGCATGAGGCGGGCGACGCCAAGTTGCCGGACCAACTCACAAGCAGGATCACGAACGAACGATTTAATCCGACGGCTATTGCTCAAAGCGTGTTATAATCAGACGGCTAAGTTTACCTCCGCGATATATGTCCTTGATAACCACCCGAGCGCACTATTAAAGCATCTACACCGCCCTAGACTTGTCTCAAACGCCCGGAGCGGGTTGACCGGTCACAAAAAATCAATCCATTCGGGCGTCTCAAACATGCATCAAACGCCCGGACTGACCGACACCTCTCATATTCAGACCAAATATGAGGTGGATGTGGGGCGGTCCGGGCGCGTCCGCCACGTCGGCTTGGCCCAGCCTACCCCACCCCTGCCCCACAAATATCCTCATCCGGAAAAACTTAGACCATAGTCAATCCGAACTCCACTTCAATCCCTTCTCAATCCACTCCACTTCCGATCCCCTCCGAACGCATCCGATGGTCGACGACCAAAGCAGTGCTGCCTCCGGTGGGGACTCCCGCTCCGAAGACGACTGGGCTAGCCTTCTGCGCGAAGCAGAGCCCGACCATGTGGAGGAAGTCGTCATCCGCATTGCGTTGAGGCGTTCGATGGTCGACCAAGGCAGATTCGGCAACGGCTGATCCACTTCGTCAGCGCCCGTCGACACAAAGTTGGCGACGTCGTCGACCCTTCCCTCCTGGCGCGCAACTCCGGCCTCTCCGCTCCTTCAGGTACGCCGGCCACCACCACTACCCCTGCTCCGGAGGTGGTACCCTGCCATCGCTGGGTCCTCGTGCCCGCACCGGGGCCGGCATGCACTCGGATGCTCGAGTCCGAGGCACGAGCGGCAGCGGGCAAGGGAGAGGGCAGTGGTGTGCCGTCCACGCGCGAGCGCGCTGGTCGATCCTGATGCAGCGCTTCTCGCGTCAGTCCTTCGCCGCTCTCTCACGACGGCGGAGAAGAATCCGCGGCGCCTCTGCCGCAAGAATGTCAAGGCGCTTTGACTCGCCATCGAGTTCTCAGAGCGCGAGGCAACCAAGGAGGCGGCGGCAACGAAGGTGAAGGCGGCCCGCCATGCGAAGGAGCAGGACCACCTACACCGCAAGCTGTCGGGCGTGAGATGCAGCTCCGAGTCGGACCTGACGGacggctccacctccagctccgatGACGACGCGCCTCCGCACGCCGACGCCTACACAGAGGAGGGGCACAGCCGCGCCGACGACCGGAAGGGGAAGGGGCTGGCGAGGAAATGGTGATTTCCTTCGCCCTTCCCCGTTCTGTTTATATTTTATCTATGTTTTATAAGTAGTTTGTAGTATGGATTTTCATTATCCGCGGTTGAACTCCGATGAATTATGTTCGTTTTGTCTGACTGATACTGGCTGATGCGATGAACTCCGCTTTAATCATTGGTTACATAGCGTTGAATGGATTACGTGTGTTTGATGTTTCGGATATGATGAGCGCGAATGTGAAAGGGCAAATATAAGGCACGCCAGATCAGTACCCGCGTCCGTGGTCGTTTGAGGGTTCGGATATCACGGATGTAGATGCTCTTATTGCAGGCTGCAGCGCCCCTCTTGTCGACTCACCCGATCATCGATGTCGTGTGACACGTGCGGCTGCGCCTGCAGAGCCGCCGGCGAGGCACCCAGGGAGGAGTTGGAGGCGCCACCGCTGGTGGATATCGAGACCGGACCTAGCCCCATCACCGACGATGGCTTGATGATCGTACCTTCTCGCCGCGGTGGTTGTACACTTGTCTTGACGGAGGCGAGCTCGCCGGAGGCGCGGCTGCGCATGAAGCGCGCGGGCGACGCCAAGTTGCGGGACCAACTCACAAGTAGAATCACGAACGAACGATTTAATCCGATGGCTATTGTTCAAAGCGTGTTATAATCAAACGGCTAAGTTTACCTCTCCGCAATATATGTCCCTGATAACAATCGCCAGCAGCCCGCACCCGAGCGCCCGACGGATAGGATTATTGCAGGCAGAATTAGGGTAAAGCTAAAAACGATCGCCCTCTCGTCGACGAGCAATGCTAGACTCACTGGGGTGTTTTTTACAGGTTTTACGGAGCTGCTAACGTGGGCGTTTGAGACTGGATTAAACGAGTGAGAAGGGGctcaccccctgaaaatcaggtgGGAGAGAGTTATGGTTTTGGAAAATTATATAAGTAAAACGCCCGTATTAGTCCGTGTGTGTAGTATTATTGCTTGTCGACTCACCCGATCATCGATGCCGTGCGACGCGTGCGGCTGCGGCTGCAGCGCCGGCGGCGAGGCACCCAGGGAGGAGCTGAAGGCGCCACTGCTGGTGGATATAGAGACCGGACCCAGCCCCATCACGGTGGCGTCGGCGGACAGCGAGGTCGACGACGGGATGGAGAAGGGCCGCATGATCGTCGCCTCCATTGCCCGGGTACGTATTTATGGATGCACTAGCGCCGGTGAACTTACATACAAAAAAGAAGTACGCCATTCTTTGATTTGTATTTGCACAGTCACATCTAGATTGGATCGAGCGTGTCATCAGATTCCGTGAATTGTTCATATGTACGCATTGGTAGAGTGAAATCGTAACTGGCTGAACTTTGTGCGTTTTGCAGGGATTGTTGCTTTTGATGTGGTTGTATCTAGTCGACTTGATGAGAAGACCTTTGATGGACGACGATAATGAATTCCATCCGTTACACGTAACTTTTGCCGTTTTCTTGGCCTTACTCGTGGGTATGGTTTTCTTGCAAATCTGTGTGTCCATATCCGTTCCTACGGATGCCTCTGGAGTTCCTATAGGGTTTGAACTTTGAAGCAAACGGAGCTTTGCGCCTTTACAAGAAAAAATCATATGAATTGCGCTCGAACTTCTTCGTAAACATCCATAAATGCTATGCTCACTAGTGTAAAACTAGAATATTGGGGCAACTGCTCGACACCCTTGGGGGtgcggctatctcattatatataagtacCAAAGGGTACAAGTACAATTACAACACGTATACACAAGTCTACGTATCCATATACAGTCTAACATCCTTCCTCAATCTTAACTGTGGCCTGAAGTACAAactaagttaagattgcgcctgcagcctacaaactgtggttgtggaagaggcttcgtgaagatgtcagcaagttgatcctttgatgataTGAACTTGATGCTCAGcagcttctgtgcaacacgctctcgaacaaagtgatagtcaacctcAATATATTTTGTTCGAGCATGAAACACTGGGTTAGATGATAAGTATgtagcaccaatgttatcacaccaaagcacTGGAGAGTGAACCGAAGGAACTCGCAACTCCCTCAGCAAGGACTGAACCCAAATGATCTCAGCTGTCGCATCAGCAACTGCTTTGTACTCGGCTTCTGTGCTGCTGCGAGACACCGTAGCCTGCTTGCGAGCATTCCAGGCAATCAAGTTGGGACCAAGAAACACTGCAtaccccccccccgtggatcgccggtcatcaggactaccagcccagtcagcatcagagaaggccgagatCTCATAAGACGGCGCACGCTGGAGAAGCAAACCATGAGATGCAGTGAGACATATGTATCGCAGAATGCGCTTCACAGCTGACCAATGGGATGTCGTGggcgcatgaagaaactgacagacACGATTGACTGCATAAGAGACATCCGGTCTGGTGATAGTAAGATACTGCAGGCCTCCAACAAGACTGCGGTACTCAGTGGCATCATCAGAGGAGAGAGGGTCTCCATCAAAAGCAGACAACCGATCAGTGGCAGACATAGGAGTAGCGACAGGTTTACACTGCAGCATACCAGCACGACGCAGCAAATCCAGAGCgtacttcttctgagtaagagtGACTCCAGCAGAAGACCGTGACACCTCCAGACCAAGAAAGAAGTGTAGAGCACCGAGATCCTTCACagcaaaatcaccactcaatgCAGCCACAAGACGGTCTGCCGCAGCATCTGAGGAACTGATGagaataatgtcatcaacatagaccagTAAATACATCGTAACCTCAGGGCGTTGAAGAAGGAACAGTGATGTGTCAGCAGTAGAAGGACTGAACCCAAGTGCTCGCAAAACCGAACCAAGACGTGCATGCCAGGCACGGGGGGCCTGCTTAAGACCATAGAGCGCCTTAAAAAGACGACAGAGATGATTAGGACGTGCAGGATCCACAAACCCTGgtggctgacgcatataaacctcctcctccagaactccatgcaaaaaagcgttctgcacatcaagctgacggAGAAACCATCCTCGAGTAACAGCAAGGGATAGTAGCAGacgaatggtagtaggcttgataactggactgaacgtgtcttcatagtcaagaccatacctctgtttgaagcccttagccactaaccttgccttgtagCGCTCAATGGAGCCATCAGCATGCCGTTTAACTTTAAACACCCACTTAGAGTCAATTATATTGACCCCAGACACTGGAGGAACAAGCTGCCATGTGTCATTCTTCAGCAATGCTTGAAACTCCTGTTCCATCGCGGCACGCCAGTGGGGAATGCCTAGTGCAGCCTGAAAGTGGCGAGGCTCAGCAGTGGGATCCGCAGCAGCATGAGCCATGCACGCGGCGAGCCACGCAACAGTCCCATCGGTCCGGATCTTAGGCTGAAAGACACTGGTATGACTGCGCGTGCGATGTCGAGGAGCAACAGGTTATGGTGTCGACGCAGGGCATGACGCAGGCGACGAAGGAAGCGACCCC from Triticum aestivum cultivar Chinese Spring chromosome 3B, IWGSC CS RefSeq v2.1, whole genome shotgun sequence includes these protein-coding regions:
- the LOC123065187 gene encoding uncharacterized protein gives rise to the protein MACDACGCACSAGGEAPRVELKAPLLVDIETGPSPITAAPADSEVDDGMEKGRMIVTSIARGLLLLLWLYLVDLMRRPLINDGDSEFSPIHIVCVGFPAVLVGMVFLQICVSISVPTDASGVPIGFEL